CTTATCTGGTTTCCATTGTTAAGAGTTCCACTAAGAGTAAATGTGCCTCCATTCTTAACATTATGTGTAACCTTAATGAAGCCATTTACCGGTTGGTTAGTCTCTTTTTTGGCCTTTAGGCCAGGTATGCCATCCTTACCTAAGCAGTTACATTGTCCCTTATCAccacattttccatttacaTTTAACGTCAACTCtccactcatcctccatgattCGATAGAGTATGACCTTCCAAAACcctgagatccatgagtatctcaatgcgaccaaagggagcatacagtagagatagactccctcacaactagctcactgtcagagagactatccacagaacaacTAGACGCATCCTCTCCATTAGTCTTGACAACTGCCAAGTTTATCGTAGTGAATGGCAGAGAAGAAAGCGTCTACTGGAAGGAGCCCAGACGATCCACCAAGTACCACCTATCCGGGCCAAGTCAAGCAGCTGTGGCAAACGCGCAAATTATGGACTTACCCTGTAAAGTAGCCTCTTGAGTAGCAAAGTCTCTGCTTCTAGCCACTCAATGAGCAGTTTTCCCGATGTCTCCTCGACCTTTTGCTTCTTTTTGGCCTGGCTGGCGCCATTCACAGCCAAATTGGCCGACGCCTTGCGcttctttgccattttatGAATTTATGGATAAATATACACACATTTTGCTCCCACGATTGTCTATAGAGCGACTATGGAGAGTTTTTGCAACTCGATGCCAAGTGACTGGGCGTAGGGTGTGGAATCGTACGCCAGTACCATAATTTCTACCAGACTTGTTACTAGACGGCGGAAATGGGTACATAGGATGTCTATAGTTGTAAAAGATCCAGGATGATCTTAAAGACACTCTTTTGTTGACCCATGATCCTACTCTTGTTGTTCTGTACGCTACTGATTCAAAGGTGTCATTATGAGCCTGGCTCCTCCCTCTTGTACAGTACCAAGATGACCATGGAATCTAATGTACCACTAAGAGTCTAGACTAGCATCAATGTGCCAATATGAGCACCACTCTTCTCACGGCTAATGGCCATTTACGACCCATATTCTGACTCTCAGTTGCGTAGAATCCTAGGGAAACAACTTACCAAGGCAAACTCATCCTCCAGACGGGAGAAGAGCAGGTACTCTGACAAAaaaaatgtgcatgcaaCAAGGTCAAAATTTaatgatacaaattttgcgTATTTTACAACAAGGCTACTACTTTGGCGATTGCCAGGTGTTTAAAAATCTCTTGGCCCTTACAGTTTTGGAATTTGTCCATTGGTGCCAATTCATACTCTTCTTCCAAGTGCTTGACTTGGTACCTGAGACGCTCTCACTTTTTCATTTTTGAAACATCGTCATTTATCTTTTGAATGTACTTTTTGAAGAATGTGGAGACTTCGTCGAGAATGGCATGTATGGATTCATCCACCGGTTTGTCCTTCTTGCCGAGGTTTTGGTGAGTTTCTGCATCAGCCGATTTTTGGGCATTACTTGTCGtcattctctccattaTCTTCTCGAACTCGTCACTTTCTATCCATCTCCACTCATCAccattcttctcaaagtattcAAAGTTGGAGAGATCCTCCACATTGCTGCAGACATGGAGGATGGTATCTTGGCCGTTTGAAACGAGTGTAGCGCTCTTTAGGCTAAAATGTTCCTTAGCCCTCCATATCGCTGCATTTTCATCCACAATAGAGACGACATCAACgtcatcctttggagtgTAGAGCACCTGCTTgactccattctcttcttcccGGTCGATCTCAAAGCTCATTTCATCAACTCTGGAGAGATTGAGGACCGTAAGCTCTGGCATGCCGTGCATTACGGCTATTATCTCGTCAAACTTGTCCTGACTCATGCTCCTCCAGACCTTGCCGTCGCGCTCAAAGTAGAGTGAGGAGTACTTGTCGCCACTTTTGATCCTCAGGGATACAAGGTCAAAGTAGGCATCAGAAAAGACCTCCACTGAAACGCACTCCTCGCCATTCTTGGCCTCCCAGATGGTGGCTCCAGCATCAGCGACTGATACCAGGTCAACGCCGTCCTTAATGTTGTACCTGGCATGCTGTATGCCGTTGACAAAAACCTCGTCAACAGTGGCAATGACGCTGTCTGGGTTGTCGAGGTCCAAAATTGAGCCAAATGGAGTGAATGATTTGCGGCTGAGGCTCTTCATGTTGTTGTACTCCTTGGAGAATACGTCGCCGGCGATCTCTTCCCAGCCTCTGGCGGATTTTGAAAAGTACTTGACCCCAAATCTCTCGTCTTGCAGAACATGCACGACCATGAGTGTGACGTCTCCCCTCGCAAAGGTCTCCACTAGGGTAGATGTCTGGTTCCCCTCTCTCTTCCAGATGGTGGCGTTATCCTCCAGAATGGTCGTCACGTAGAAGCCTTCATTCGGGTAGTAGTCGATCTCCTCAATGCCGTCCTTTCTGTCCTCAAAGAACTTGAGCTTTGACTTGTCAGGATTGGTGAGGTCCAGCACAATTGGCTCTGGCGGAAACTCGACTTCTAAACTTGCAGCGTCGAACGAGTCGGTAGTCGATGCATCAAGAGTTTCTTGTTCGTCAAAGTCTACGAGTTCACTCAGTCTCTTTCTAAAGGTCTTCTTGGTCACATTATTCCACTTCCCAGAGCTCCTCACAAAACGGAGGGATTTACTCACGCCCGATGTTCTCACGCGAATGGAGATTAGAGGATAGTATGGAGTGGTGTAGACCCTTGCACCTGTGCATTTATCGCCTGGCTGGCCCTTCCAGAGCATCGTTTTGGCGTAGGAAACGGAAGAGACGGCAACGCCATTTTTCGGCTTAATGGAGACGTAGGAGATGCCACTCTTTCCCTTGGACTCGAGAACAAACTTGTTCTCGTTTGGCTTGGCGAGATTGAGAGCGGTATGAGATGTTGGGAGTTTGCCAGAGTTCTCCATCATGTCCTTTAGGGCATCGTAAAAGGCGTCCCTATCGAGCTCattccattttccatcaccCTTACCAACATATTTAAACTCGAATGAATCGCCATTCTTGACATGCAACAACATTACAGCGCGAGTATCCTTGGTGGAGAGAGTGGCAGCTGTGCACTTGTCTCCATCAGCTCCGGTCCAAACGTGGACTCCAGCCTCGGTAACTTTAGTCAACTCAAGAGCTCTGTTTGGGAAAAAGGTCCTGTGCTTGACTCCCTTGATGTCGTGGTCGTAAACCTCAACTTTCTTCTTGTCGGGATCAGAAATGTCAAGGGTAAATCTTCCGGCCTTGAGTATCACCCTTAGCATCTCGGAAAAGTAGGACTCGTTCACCTCTGTCCACTTGCCATTATTCATCTTCTGAAAGTGTACGGGAATAAACTCGCTGCCCTTGTTGACACTTACGTGGGCAATGGTAATTCCACTTCCGTAGTAAACTGCCACAAAGGCGCACCTCTCTCCTTCCTCAGCAGTCCATATGGGAGCTCCATTGTCTACAACTGAGGAAACTAAAACACCCTCTTTGGGAGAATAGGTGCCGCAGGTGTGTTGATAGTCCTTGTAGTCGTTGACGAATGCATTGATTGTAGAGGGGTCTGGGTACTCAATGTCGAGAGAAACGCTCTGTTTAGGCTTGTCCGGGACAATGGTCCTCTTGTGCAACTCATTGTAGGCGTCCTCTGAGAGCTCGATCCACTCTCCTCCAGAGTACTCATAGTGCTTGGAGAGGGTGTTTCCGCCGTTTCTAAAGTAGATGGATAGTAGGCAAACGCCATTCTTGCTGTaagattctacaagagCGCATTCATCACCGGGTCCAGCCTTCCACAACTCCACGAATAGGTCAACAACCTCGGCGATCTTGATGCCGTATTTCGGAAAGTACGCCTTGTAAGTCACGCCCTTATCAGTGGATTCGTAGTAAATCGCTCCCTCCTCGTTAGAGCCGTTGAATATGTCCAGCACGGAATCTGGAGAAGTTGGAGGTAGGGACTCCTCACTCATCATGGTGTTGAGCTTGTAGAAGAATGCGTCCTTGGAAATCTCGTTCCAGCCGACGCCCTTTATAAAGTACTTGAAGGTCCTGCTACCGCCCAGCATGAGATGCAAAATGAGGACGTTGGAATAATCCTTCCTGTAGACTTCCACGAGGGTGCATTTGTCATTGTAGTTATTGGCTGTCCAAACGTTTACGTCATCCTCAACGACAGAGAAAACATGCGACTCCTGGACTGGGTAGTAGTTGGTGTTATGGACCCCCCTGTGGTCGTCCTCCTCGACAATCACATTGCTATCCCCAACCGAGAGATCGAGCGTAGCAAAGTTCTCTGGcaagttcttcatcatGCTCAGCAGAGACTTGAATCTGTCCTCCATGATTATGATCCATTCCCCGtctaccttttcaaagtactgGTGCTGGACATATCCAGACTTAAAGACGCTAATGTAGAGGATATTGGAGACCCAGTTCGAGAATGACTCGACAACAGTGCATTCAGACCCAGAGGAAGCCTTCCAGACAGGAATATCAGAGTCTGAGATGGAGGAGATGAATGAGGAGGAAACGGGGTAGAACTTTGTGTAGTCGAATCCCCTGTCGCTAGCCTCGTAAACGACAATGTTCTCGAGATCTGGAGTAGCAAGGTCCAGGTTGAGCAGATATGAGAGTCCATCAGTACTCATCATGGCAGTCGCCTTCTTGGAAAAGTTACTTCCATCAATGACCTTCCATTCACCGCTCACATTCTCGTAGTACGTGGACTTGGAGTCGTTTGTCATTTCCAGCTTTACCAGTACATGATCAGACGTCACATAGGCTACAATGGATGTGCACTTGTCTCCTTCCTTGGCAGTCCACATGGTTTCAGAACCGTAAAGGACTGAGGAAATGTAGGAGTCGTCCTTGGGAGTGTACGAATGGTAGGAGGCATTCTTGTACTTGTGCTCCAGTACCTCAAATTCGGTCTCGTTTGGATCGATGACGTTGAGGACCTTGCCAGGGGCGCTCTTTATGATCTCATATTCCTTCAAGACTTCCTCAATAGCCTCATCAGAAAGGTCGTCGATCTCGTCTTCGTTGCCGAGTATCTCGTCGTAGAGTCTGTTATATTCTTCCCTTTCAATGCTCTGCCATTCTCCGCCCAGTTTGCCAAAGTGTCTAAAGCTGTAGCCCGTATCGCTCCTTACATGCAGTTCCAGCACAACTACATCATCCTTGTAACTGTAAAAGGCAGCAGTGCAGATTTGTCCAGACTCTGAGTTCCATATTGCCACCTCAGCATCcacaatttttgttatGGCTTTTCCGTTTCTTGGCAGGTACAGGGTATCCTCAACATCGTTGAGCGCCTCCTGGTCCACGAAAATGTCCTGAGTGTTGACTGATGAAAGATCCAGAGTGACAGGCTCCTTGGCTTTCTGTTTGGCCACTCCCATGATCTCCTCGTCGAGCACCTTGGCCTCCTTTGCATTAATGACTACCCATCCGGAGCCTTCATTCTTGAAATACCTAAACTCTGCCTTGCTTCCCTTGCCGACAACTTGCAAGGTGAAGCTGGCTACTCCATTCCTGGACTTGTAAAGAGCCATGGAGCATTCCTTGTCTCCGGAACCATCCCAGACGGTCTCCTTGCCGTCAACGACCTTGCTGAAGAAGGACTCCAGAGGAAGGAAGGACTTTTGAAGAGCACCTCCCAAGAGATTCTCATAGTTGCTGGCAATCTTGTCGTCAATGTTTCCAATGTCCAAAACTGGAGACTTGGGGAGGGCTCTGGAGCCGGCCCTCATTCCGGCATGCTTGAGGTCAAACTCCTCGGCCCCTATGGCCTTCCATTCGCCAGCTTCCTTCTCGAAGCAGGAAAGACCTAGGCCCTTGTTGTAAAGGGTGAGAAGAGGAGTGTGCCCCTCCCTCTTGAAGATATTTACGGCGGTGCATTTTCCCTCAGCGCCAGCTTTCCAGAGAGTAGCTCCACCTTCTACGACGCTGGTGAAGAAGTGGTTGTCTCTCATGAAGAAGGATTTGAAGGTAACTCCGTACAAAGTGCCTTCTTCCACCGCGACGTTGGCGCTGTTTGTACCGTCAACGTCCAACACGATGCCGTTTATCCTTCCTTTGAGGACATTCTCGGATCTAACCGGAACACACGTGAATAAAAACAGCAATAGCTGTATGACTACCATTTTATTGTTCCTGAAGAACGAGGGGCGCCGAGattactcttcttcctgttGAGGATGGGGTGGGACCCTGCACACGAACAACGCCGCTGGAAACGAGGGGACCAGAGTGGCATTCTCCCGGAACTGCCACCTGCCCCGCTGGTCCGCGAAATTTTGTGGGCGTCTAACCCACACTTGGGCGGTTGTCTGGACCCCGGAATCCCGTTGCCTGGGATGCCACTGTCTCTGGATCCTTCATCTGGCGGTCTCCTTGTCGCATTTTCAGGTTAATCTTGGACTGTCTGTAGTTTGTCTTGGTTGTGTTGATGGATATATGCGCCTACAGGTGGTCTGGCAGGGCCCTGTTTGGTCCTTAGGGTTCGCCGGTCTCCATGAATGTGTTGGCTCATGCCGTTTGGAAATGCTCATGGATGCACTTTTACCCAGGTATGGACATCATTGACGAGCCCAGATGCTTTGATTGCGAGAGCTGGGTACATGGATGTCTTGTGGATACCCTTATGGACTTTTGTTTCCCAGGGAATATGCCAGTCATTTATCCATTAGTCCTCATTCACTCATCCATGCTGACCAgtctgctcacaccagttgagacatgaatggagtactactatgaaTGGGACTATGGAGGATAGTATGAAGGAGGCTATACAGGGTAGGAGAGAGAGCGGGAGAGATCTGGACTGGGAGCTGGGACACTCCACCAAGTTTTCCCTTGACCTACCGATTCCAGCGGCAATTATGGTGCAAGAGGGACTCTATAAGCTACAATCTCAGACACAGAGGCGCTTCTGCGGCCTGTAGAGCCTCTATGGAGGCCAATGGGTGACAGAGTTTTTGGACGGAAAATCTCCGCCATAAATACTCCCAGAGTCCCTACGCTATCCACTCTAGCCTTTCCATGTATTATAAACGGGGAAATGTGCAAATTTTGTCCATAGACCTATGGAATCTCAATATAcaaatctgcatgcaaaacTTGTGGGCCCTACAACTGAAGATTTTTGAAGGATAAATTATGGAAAGAGATTACCTGTAGACCTACTATAGCGctaaatgatgaaatgagGCCTACCGCTTGACATGGGCAACTGTATGACCTATGATGACTCCTGAGGTTCCCCTGACCCTTGAGATACCTTTGGATCCTGAGGCTTTGACGTTGTGGCAGACAATCCGTATGCATTATCGAATATGCTAGGGTCATACTTCCCCTTGCTGGAGATCCTAAAGTAGCCGTCTTCGCCCCAACTAGAACTTGTCTTCCAGGCCGGCTGGGCTATCCAGTACGTTTTTTTGGTCTTAGGATCGGTACCATAACCAACAACTAGAGCCACAGAATTCTGTTTAGTACCTAAATCTTTGTCGTATATGCCACCTGTATAGTTGGTACGAAGGTCAGCTGGCGCATCAAAGATGACCATAAATGCTCCATTTGTCTTCAAATGTTCGTCTGCCCTCTCTTCTGAAATCTTTACAATCTTCCTGACGAGTGGTCCACCTCTGCACCTCTCCCCTTGACACTGACCCTTTGATCCAGTGAATGGATATGATGCCTCTAGACAGAGCGGGTTTTTGAGAAAGTACTCGAGGGACTTTGCCAGATTTGAATCCTTCAACTCGTCGGCACAATCCCAAATTTGTTGTGCGCTGTGATGGAACCTCTTGGCTTTCTTTCTCGCAATGAATGAATCGTACATGGCAGCGGCTGCCAAAAACCATGGCGACTCACATTTGTTCAACCTATCAGCATCGATTTTGCTCACGTATCCACCTTCCCTCAGGTCAAATGTTGGCCTTTTACCGTCCTTTTGCTCCTgatcatcttcaaataTGAGTGGAGTGTGTTTGAATGTTCCATAGTTTGAGAGATCCAGACCATCATAGTCGAccttcttcatctcttGTTCAGTTACTGCCACATCTTCCGCGAGTCTGGTGTGGTATCCCATGGTGTAAGTCCTGCCAGAATTCACATTATGCTTCTCCATCTGGATGGCATCCCTGCGGAAGAGAAAGAGGTACTTTCCAAGTGTTCCCTC
Above is a genomic segment from Theileria equi strain WA chromosome 4 map unlocalized gcontig_1105316255041, whole genome shotgun sequence containing:
- a CDS encoding Papain cysteine protease family protein (encoded by transcript BEWA_046800A) is translated as MSNETSDTEVVINGQKGKKTSKFIIFAVALLVLLISVITPLVFILNRPKVTTPTVVIEAQLTATPEGNGNQEGVSGKRPDEEGSGIGKKRGLMTQDEFYTSVQIAKKKREEELKYVFELVEKLRAELKGANLELGDGKDVTYSELFQLAKLLEPIKDEVNPKFEVQVLAKFMEYCEGYNIYWYDEGTLGKYLFLFRRDAIQMEKHNVNSGRTYTMGYHTRLAEDVAVTEQEMKKVDYDGLDLSNYGTFKHTPLIFEDDQEQKDGKRPTFDLREGGYVSKIDADRLNKCESPWFLAAAAMYDSFIARKKAKRFHHSAQQIWDCADELKDSNLAKSLEYFLKNPLCLEASYPFTGSKGQCQGERCRGGPLVRKIVKISEERADEHLKTNGAFMVIFDAPADLRTNYTGGIYDKDLGTKQNSVALVVGYGTDPKTKKTYWIAQPAWKTSSSWGEDGYFRISSKGKYDPSIFDNAYGLSATTSKPQDPKVSQGSGEPQESS
- a CDS encoding hypothetical protein (encoded by transcript BEWA_046790A) — its product is MVVIQLLLFLFTCVPVRSENVLKGRINGIVLDVDGTNSANVAVEEGTLYGVTFKSFFMRDNHFFTSVVEGGATLWKAGAEGKCTAVNIFKREGHTPLLTLYNKGLGLSCFEKEAGEWKAIGAEEFDLKHAGMRAGSRALPKSPVLDIGNIDDKIASNYENLLGGALQKSFLPLESFFSKVVDGKETVWDGSGDKECSMALYKSRNGVASFTLQVVGKGSKAEFRYFKNEGSGWVVINAKEAKVLDEEIMGVAKQKAKEPVTLDLSSVNTQDIFVDQEALNDVEDTLYLPRNGKAITKIVDAEVAIWNSESGQICTAAFYSYKDDVVVLELHVRSDTGYSFRHFGKLGGEWQSIEREEYNRLYDEILGNEDEIDDLSDEAIEEVLKEYEIIKSAPGKVLNVIDPNETEFEVLEHKYKNASYHSYTPKDDSYISSVLYGSETMWTAKEGDKCTSIVAYVTSDHVLVKLEMTNDSKSTYYENVSGEWKVIDGSNFSKKATAMMSTDGLSYLLNLDLATPDLENIVVYEASDRGFDYTKFYPVSSSFISSISDSDIPVWKASSGSECTVVESFSNWVSNILYISVFKSGYVQHQYFEKVDGEWIIIMEDRFKSLLSMMKNLPENFATLDLSVGDSNVIVEEDDHRGVHNTNYYPVQESHVFSVVEDDVNVWTANNYNDKCTLVEVYRKDYSNVLILHLMLGGSRTFKYFIKGVGWNEISKDAFFYKLNTMMSEESLPPTSPDSVLDIFNGSNEEGAIYYESTDKGVTYKAYFPKYGIKIAEVVDLFVELWKAGPGDECALVESYSKNGVCLLSIYFRNGGNTLSKHYEYSGGEWIELSEDAYNELHKRTIVPDKPKQSVSLDIEYPDPSTINAFVNDYKDYQHTCGTYSPKEGVLVSSVVDNGAPIWTAEEGERCAFVAVYYGSGITIAHVSVNKGSEFIPVHFQKMNNGKWTEVNESYFSEMLRVILKAGRFTLDISDPDKKKVEVYDHDIKGVKHRTFFPNRALELTKVTEAGVHVWTGADGDKCTAATLSTKDTRAVMLLHVKNGDSFEFKYVGKGDGKWNELDRDAFYDALKDMMENSGKLPTSHTALNLAKPNENKFVLESKGKSGISYVSIKPKNGVAVSSVSYAKTMLWKGQPGDKCTGARVYTTPYYPLISIRVRTSGVSKSLRFVRSSGKWNNVTKKTFRKRLSELVDFDEQETLDASTTDSFDAASLEVEFPPEPIVLDLTNPDKSKLKFFEDRKDGIEEIDYYPNEGFYVTTILEDNATIWKREGNQTSTLVETFARGDVTLMVVHVLQDERFGVKYFSKSARGWEEIAGDVFSKEYNNMKSLSRKSFTPFGSILDLDNPDSVIATVDEVFVNGIQHARYNIKDGVDLVSVADAGATIWEAKNGEECVSVEVFSDAYFDLVSLRIKSGDKYSSLYFERDGKVWRSMSQDKFDEIIAVMHGMPELTVLNLSRVDEMSFEIDREEENGVKQVLYTPKDDVDVVSIVDENAAIWRAKEHFSLKSATLVSNGQDTILHVCSNVEDLSNFEYFEKNGDEWRWIESDEFEKIMERMTTSNAQKSADAETHQNLGKKDKPVDESIHAILDEVSTFFKKYIQKINDDVSKMKK